The nucleotide window gtgttgagttgtagaagttctttatgtattttggatactaaccctttatcagatatgtcatttccaagtatcttctcccatttggtaggttgcctttttcttttctctaacgtttggttatttttgagaaagagcacgcGTGCGCCcacatgagtgtgggaggggcagagggagagagggagacacagaatccgaagcagactccaggctctgagctgtcagcacaaagctcacaaaccttgaactcacacaccttgagatcatgacctgggctgaagtcagacacataactgactgagccactgaggcaccccaagtggtaggttgccttttggttttgttgattgtttccttcactgtgtaggaGCTTTTCTTgggtgaagtcccaatagtttatttttctggaaacatACCTAGGAAGAAGTTGTTCTTACTGATGTCAGAGACGTtgttactgtctgtgttctcctttaggattttaatggtttcatatcttacatttaggtctttaatccattttgaatttatttttgtgtttggagcATTATCTCCAATAGCCAAGTTACGGAAACagcccaaacgtccattgactgataaattggtaaagaagatgtggtatatatatacaacggaatactgcTCAGCCACGAAACAGAacagaatcttgccatttgtaaccatgtggatagagctagagagtattatgctaagcgaaataattCAGTCAGCGAAAGACAGATACTGCATGATTTtaccatatgtggaatttaagagacaaaacaaacgagcataggggaaaaagagaggagagacacgccaagaaacagactcttaactatagagaacggatggttaccagaggggaggtgagtgggaggatgagtgaaataggtgatggggattaaggagggcacttgtgatgagcaccgggtgatgtatgaaaattcttgaatcactatatggtacacctgaaactaatatatgacACTCtatgttacctaactggaatttaaataaacacttcaaAAGAAACGACAATGTGTTAAGATTTGTGAATTCACAAACTAACATTTGTGAATGATTACTATTTTCcgggtcttttaaaaaatgctctttaCGTAGCAAAACTAATGTACTCCTCAAAACAATTTCTTGGGGGAAAATAATACTATATTCTTTCTCTAGGAGAAAACCGGAGGCTGGAAGGTGAAGTGACTGATGTTAAACTTTTTACTGTTTACCGCTCTgatatatggcttttttttttaagaacagctTTTCATGTTTAGGAGCCATCTgtgttgattttattcttttttaattaaaaaaaaagttttttttaaagtttattttgagagagagattgcgggtggggaagaggaagagagagagggaaagagagtcctgagcaggctctgtgctgtcagtgcagaacctgacttggggcttgaactcaagaactgtgagatcatgacctgagctgaaaccaggagttggacactcaaccaactgagccacccaggtgccctgccatttGTGTTTATTAAGTAGCAATTGGTGGAGCTCCCTCCATCTCCTGCACTGATTTACCTACCTGAAAACACACATAGTGTACAGCCTCATGGGATTGCCTTGATTCTTTGTCCCCTTAACAACTGGGCCCAGGACGCAAAGAAAATAACCTTTATTATGCCTTTACCTTAACATTCTATTAGaatatatttatggatttttctCCTTGGTTTCTAGATCAATGCAAAATGAGAGACTTCTTACGAATACTGCGTCACCTACCGTGTCACCTACTGCGTCATCCTCTGAAGTGGTTCCTGTTGATGATTGTATTTCTGAAGAAATGACTGATGATGCCGCTGGTGTCAAAGGAGAGAGCTCCACCAAGGGTTTTGAACCTAGTAAAGAGTTACATTCTAGACCTAGTAAATCTCAGGAATACATACAGGGGGTTTCAGTTAGACCATCAGTTATCCAAAAACTGGAGAAGGGACAGCAGCAGCCCTTGGAGTTTGTTCATAAAATTGGGAGTGGTGTGAAAGAATTTAATCCAGTTGGTATTGGTCAAGCTACAAATAATAGACAGAGCTTAATATGTCCCTCGGTGATTTCTAGTGCTCCTGCTAGTTGTTCACCTGGAAGTTCCTATGACAGACCGGTTACAACTAAAACGACTAGGTCACCAGCAGCAGCCAGTTTGGGTCCAGTCAGAAAATGTGACCCAAACAAAGTTGACAGATACCTTGAACAGCCAGACAGGGGCTCTAGAAATTCTGTGCTATCGTCCAATCTAGAAACTTCTTCAGTTTCATATCAGAAACCTAAAGAATCAGACAGAAAATCTTTATGTACAAATTCAGATAAATTGATTATACGGGAAGATGTAAAGTCTCAGTGTAAAACTTTGTCAACTGGCGCTAAAGTCCGTGAATTTATGGGTACTGAAGGCTCTTTAAAATCTGAATCTCTTTCCAAATTGGCTGTAAACCAAGCAATCAATGTGAATAAAACTGGTATGCCTTCTAATAAAGGACTCTTTGAAGATGCTGCTGCAAAGCACCGTGAGAAATTCTTTTCGGGTATGGATCAGACCCAAGAGGAAAAGCATTTGGTTTTTAATAAGTCAGCCTTTTTGGAACAGAAGAGATCAGTGATTTCTGAAACAAAGTTTGCTCGTGGCTGTCTTCAGTCAGCGTGTAATCAGCCCGAAGAGGCTGCACAAGACCTTTGGAAGGAAGAGCAAGTTGACCAAGAAGATAAAAACTATGAATCGAGAGCTTCTGAAATGAGTTTTGACTGCAGTTCTTTTCATTCACTGACTGACCAGTCTAAAGTGACGGCCACAGAAGTAAATATTTCAGAGGAAGTATATGCTGATCTGCAGTGTAAGAACGATAAATCTTATGTTTCTGAAATAAGTTCTGATGGTGCTGGCTCTCTTCAGTTGGCTACCAACCGGACTCAAGTAATTGTTAAAGGTGTAAGTGTTCAGAAGGCAAAGCCTATTAGCCTGGTTGATGAAAGCTATGAATCTAGTGATTCTGAGATTAATTTTGATTGTGATGCCTTACTTCAATCAGCCGATGACTACCCCCGACAGCctgcaaaagaaggaaacctttCTAAGGAGGAACACCTTGACTTGGTTGATAAGAACTATGGGTCTAGTAGCTCCGAAATAAGTACTGATTCTGCTTTGCCTCTTCAGTCACTGGGTGACCAACTCCCAGTGGCTGTCACAGAAGCAAAACTTCAGAAGGTTCACATTGGCTTGGTTGATAAGAACTATGGATCTAGTTGTTCTGAAACAAGTACTGATAATGATGTTTCTCTTCAGTCAGTAGTTGACCATCCCCAACTGGTTGTCAAAGAAAGAAACCTAAAGGATAGACGTGTCTATCTGAAAGATAAGAGCCATACATCCAGTAGTGCTAAAGAACATCTTGATTATGTGGTCTCTCTTGACACAGTGATGGATGAATCTCAGAGGGCTGTTGAAGAAATAAGTCTTCTGGAAGAGAAGAATGAACCTGTGGATATGAACTATGATTCTCATGGTTCTGAAATGAGTTTCCACACAGATGCTCGATTAATGGCTGGCCAATCAGGAGTAATAGTTAAAAAAGTAAACCTTCGAGAAGTACCTGTTGACCTGGAGGATAAGAGTGTTAAGTCTAGCAATTCTGATCAGAGTTTTGATTCTAATGCTTCTCTTTATCAATCGGTTAGTGATCAGCGTCAAGGGGCTCTGGGTGAAATAAGCCTGAAAGAGTTAAATTTTGATATGGAAGTTAAGAGCTATGGATGCTCCAGTTCTGAGCTGACTTTTGAATCTGATCCCCCTGCTAGGTCAGGTACTGAGCAGTCTGAGATGGACattgaagaaataagaaaaaggcaCATTAATTTGGAAGATCCTTGTGGTTCAAATAGTTCTGGAATAACTTTTGATTCTGATACTGCTTCCCGCTCAGGAGGTGACCAGTCTCAAGTAGCTATTTATGTGGAGGAACCTAGTCCTCTGGAAAATAAGACTCCTAAGCTTTGTGTTTCTGAAGTAACTTTTGACTCTGGCATACCTGTTCAGTCGGGAATGAATCAACCTGGACTAGCTGTTAAAGAAGTAATCGTTCAGAAAGAAGACTATATCCACTTGGGAAGGAAGAATGTGGAACCCAGTGGTTCTGAAATAAGTCTGGATTTTTATGTCCCTCCTCATTCAGTGATTAACTCTCCTGAAATAGCTTTGGAAAAGCtaaatcttcaaaaagaagagCAGATCTACCTGGAAAGTAAGGTAAATGAACCTAGTGTTTCTGAATTAAGCTTggattatatttttcattcaatTACTGGACATTCTAAAGATCCCCTTCAAGAAGTCAACCTTCAGAAAGAAGAGCACATGCACTTAGAAAATAAAGGTAACGGACCTGGTATTTCTGAAATCAGTTTGAAACCTGACATGTCTTTTCATTTAGTGACTGATCATCCTAACATAGCTGAACCTGACATGTCTTTTCATTTAGTGACTGATCATCCTAACATAGCTGTGAAAGAAACAAGCCATCAGAAAGAACACATAAACGTACAAGATAAGGAAAGTGAATTAAGTGTTTATGAAACAGGTTTGGATTCTGGTGTCCACCTTCATCAGTCAGTGACTCAGAAGCCTGAAATAGCTGTTAAAGAAATATGGCTTCAGAAAGAAAAGCTTGTTAAATTCAAAAGTAAAAGTGCTAAATTTAGTGGTTCTGAAACAGGTTCTGATGTACCTCATTATTTAGTGACTGAACCTCAGATAGCTGTCGAAGAAATCAGTGTTCAGAAAGAAGAACATGTTCTAGAAAAGCGTGACAAATACAGTAGCTCTGGAATAATGTTTGCTGACGTCCCTCCTCAGTCAATGACTGAAACACCTCACATCGCTGTTTTGAAGGAGGACCGTGTTGACCCGGAAGGTGAAAGTACTGGATCGAGAGGTTTTGCAATAAATGTGGATATCGGTGCCCCTCTTCATTCAGTCATTGGTCAACCTCAGCCAACCCTCTTGAAGGAAAGAAACGTTCTTCTGGAAGATAAAAACAGTGAATCTAGTCATTGTAAGGTAAGGTTTGATTATGGTGACCCTCTTCGGCCATTGACTGGGCAATTTCAGGAAGTGGTTAGGAGAACAACCCTGTGGAAGGAAGAGGATATTGGACTGCAAAATAAAGTGTTTGAAACTAGTGGTTCTAAATTAATCCATGGTTCTGGTGTTTCTCTTCAGCCCGTGGCTGATCAGCCTGAAGTGGCTGTTAAACGAGTAAACCTTGAGAATGAAGGTCATGTGAATGTGGAAGATAAGCACAGCCAATGTAGTGGTTCTGAAATGAGTTTGGATTCTGATTTCTTGGTTCAGTCCATAGTTGATCAACCTCAAATAACTATTTTGGATCAGGACCATATTGAGCTAGAAGAGAAGCACAGTCGGTCTGGTGGTTCTGAAATAAGTTTTGATTCTGAGGATCCTCTTCAGTCAGTGGCTGACCAGGTTAGAAAAACCGTTAAAGAAATAAGCCTTTGGAAGGATGAAGTTGATGTGGAAGATAAGAGGGATGAAGGTGATGTGGAAGATAAGAGGGATGAAGGTGATGTGGAAGATAAGAGGGATGAAGGTGATGTGGAAGATAAGAGGGATGAATCCAAGGGTTTTGAAATTGTGTATGATTCTGATATCCTTTTTCAGTCAGTGGCTGGCCAAACTGAAGAAGTCGTTAAGGAGATCAACCTTTGGAAGGAGCACGTTGACTTGCAAGGGAAGATTGTGGAACCTATTGgttctaaaataaattttgatgcTAATGAACCTCTCCAGTCTGTGGCCAATGAAATTCAAGAGGctattacagcagaaataaatctTCTGAGGGAAGGGCATGTCTGTCTGGATGATAAGGGCTATGAACCCAACgattctgaaataatttatgtttCAGATATCCCTCTTCAGTCAGTAGTTGAGCAGCCACACATTTTGGAAGGGGAACATGTCAACTTGGAAGATAAGAGCAATGTTTCTTGTCCCGAAATAACTTTTATTTCCGATGATCATCTGCAGTCAGTGGCTGACCAGCTTCAAAAATCTGTTAAAGAAGTAAGTCTTTGGAAGGAAGACCGTATTTACCTGGAAGATAAGAGCTATAAACTTGGTGACTTCGAAGTAAGTTACGATTCTGATGTTCCTGTTCACTTTGTGGCTGATCAGTCTCCTCTGACTGTCAAAGAAATAAACTCGCAAAAGAGGGGTCATACTGACCTAGAAAGTAAGAGCTGTGGACCTAgtgtttctgaaataaaatgtgattctGGTGTTCATTTTCAGTTAGAAGTTGACCAGTCTCAAGTGGTGTGCAAAGAAATAGATCTTCCGAAGGAACGGCATCTTGGCATGGAAGTAAAGAGCAGTGAACCTAGTGATTCTGAAATGAtgtgtgattctgatgttcctctTGAAATAGTGGTTAACGAACTTCAGGTGTCAGTTAAAGAAGCAAATCTTCGGAAGATGCTCTTTGTGGACCTGGTGACCAGTGATAGTGATTGTGAAGTGATTGCTGAGTCTGATATCCCTTTTCAGCCAGTGATTGACTCCCCTCACATGACTGTCAAAGAAATCGATTGTATAAACACGGAAGATTTTGACCTAGGTGAGTGCTGTGACTCTTGTGATTCCGAAGTAGGATATGTTTGTGAAGCGTCTCCTCCATCAATGAC belongs to Panthera tigris isolate Pti1 chromosome C1, P.tigris_Pti1_mat1.1, whole genome shotgun sequence and includes:
- the ZDBF2 gene encoding DBF4-type zinc finger-containing protein 2 — translated: MQNRQGYCSYCCVRYNNLEQHMSSAQHRYLTTQNRQRMGTTSLMERFLQDVLRHHPYHSQESRSMQNERLLTNTASPTVSPTASSSEVVPVDDCISEEMTDDAAGVKGESSTKGFEPSKELHSRPSKSQEYIQGVSVRPSVIQKLEKGQQQPLEFVHKIGSGVKEFNPVGIGQATNNRQSLICPSVISSAPASCSPGSSYDRPVTTKTTRSPAAASLGPVRKCDPNKVDRYLEQPDRGSRNSVLSSNLETSSVSYQKPKESDRKSLCTNSDKLIIREDVKSQCKTLSTGAKVREFMGTEGSLKSESLSKLAVNQAINVNKTGMPSNKGLFEDAAAKHREKFFSGMDQTQEEKHLVFNKSAFLEQKRSVISETKFARGCLQSACNQPEEAAQDLWKEEQVDQEDKNYESRASEMSFDCSSFHSLTDQSKVTATEVNISEEVYADLQCKNDKSYVSEISSDGAGSLQLATNRTQVIVKGVSVQKAKPISLVDESYESSDSEINFDCDALLQSADDYPRQPAKEGNLSKEEHLDLVDKNYGSSSSEISTDSALPLQSLGDQLPVAVTEAKLQKVHIGLVDKNYGSSCSETSTDNDVSLQSVVDHPQLVVKERNLKDRRVYLKDKSHTSSSAKEHLDYVVSLDTVMDESQRAVEEISLLEEKNEPVDMNYDSHGSEMSFHTDARLMAGQSGVIVKKVNLREVPVDLEDKSVKSSNSDQSFDSNASLYQSVSDQRQGALGEISLKELNFDMEVKSYGCSSSELTFESDPPARSGTEQSEMDIEEIRKRHINLEDPCGSNSSGITFDSDTASRSGGDQSQVAIYVEEPSPLENKTPKLCVSEVTFDSGIPVQSGMNQPGLAVKEVIVQKEDYIHLGRKNVEPSGSEISLDFYVPPHSVINSPEIALEKLNLQKEEQIYLESKVNEPSVSELSLDYIFHSITGHSKDPLQEVNLQKEEHMHLENKGNGPGISEISLKPDMSFHLVTDHPNIAEPDMSFHLVTDHPNIAVKETSHQKEHINVQDKESELSVYETGLDSGVHLHQSVTQKPEIAVKEIWLQKEKLVKFKSKSAKFSGSETGSDVPHYLVTEPQIAVEEISVQKEEHVLEKRDKYSSSGIMFADVPPQSMTETPHIAVLKEDRVDPEGESTGSRGFAINVDIGAPLHSVIGQPQPTLLKERNVLLEDKNSESSHCKVRFDYGDPLRPLTGQFQEVVRRTTLWKEEDIGLQNKVFETSGSKLIHGSGVSLQPVADQPEVAVKRVNLENEGHVNVEDKHSQCSGSEMSLDSDFLVQSIVDQPQITILDQDHIELEEKHSRSGGSEISFDSEDPLQSVADQVRKTVKEISLWKDEVDVEDKRDEGDVEDKRDEGDVEDKRDEGDVEDKRDESKGFEIVYDSDILFQSVAGQTEEVVKEINLWKEHVDLQGKIVEPIGSKINFDANEPLQSVANEIQEAITAEINLLREGHVCLDDKGYEPNDSEIIYVSDIPLQSVVEQPHILEGEHVNLEDKSNVSCPEITFISDDHLQSVADQLQKSVKEVSLWKEDRIYLEDKSYKLGDFEVSYDSDVPVHFVADQSPLTVKEINSQKRGHTDLESKSCGPSVSEIKCDSGVHFQLEVDQSQVVCKEIDLPKERHLGMEVKSSEPSDSEMMCDSDVPLEIVVNELQVSVKEANLRKMLFVDLVTSDSDCEVIAESDIPFQPVIDSPHMTVKEIDCINTEDFDLGECCDSCDSEVGYVCEASPPSMTNEPKETFKVVNQKKDYIILQEASCESYGSEIKFQIDPPDRSVTYPLQGSDKEMVTFVDSEAKSCRPHSPKTHFKWEDNSEPVTSKLQKADKGSNFCHRKDENTGRKDKHCESRGSAGTRKASPGSGGRQRAGKGNPKLKHADRESRSCEPCGSGMSFQCDRSLQSDSGQPQQAVSKKEGFKKRSADLKGKKGDSRSGPVLRVASVRNREKAKEVIEDNPDEPVLEALPHVPPSFVGKTWSQIMREDDMKINALVKEFKEGRFHCYFDDDCETRKVKKKNLNKEKKITWADVSQDTAAIQVFSDGDDNAGGISDTDDFSVALDKPSHHPTAKRPYEQSWRVASRCQAVKVSHGTQTNLTKESATKASGPEEVSPTRKRLLLQKDRQMRNRVQIGTLEFPETCTKVLKPLQPNALVYVISSNMKFQNGESFNFAKKYLGGRSSRDVSIQYKYKRRSFDYYDPLNKKIVTNPPESDRNNWLQIHLSDLSSSSDEDGPAEGFDPTGILTLRDELMAYPGARISPERVPRPGTSSASQVPSGSNFQSTPVGGDAARTSPKSATRKILEGKKKIQRRKMKTSKPGFPQKAYKPIILHQKPRIASEKPSIWIRTKLSDIIRKYISKYSAFLRRKYQSRSAFIRLHLKKKCDVTKSKKAKKPAKMPLGSPAPSGPPGPPGPPVPSGPPGPSVPPVPSGPPVPSVPSGPPVPSVAAAEGQLGAVPSCSLKPPVQNSWPAAGRKRNGTKKRPRKRRRKPFRPVKIYALRSLYSQVPYSDRMRTRLSDKSPANEAT